A window from Leucoraja erinacea ecotype New England unplaced genomic scaffold, Leri_hhj_1 Leri_885S, whole genome shotgun sequence encodes these proteins:
- the LOC129694984 gene encoding cation channel sperm-associated auxiliary subunit epsilon-like, with translation MNTNFIMWEENGRTDFYYNTTMEQAGCLREAQTWNEMLKTYNGNIKFRDKAWGPENYRSCFDTPGLVRNMHRPYEIMNISSNVFITWPTDHTGIYLFTVKVVDPNYSFCKLTTQFAVETYGVLVRYGINNKSDNL, from the exons ATGAATACCAATTTCATCATGTGGGAAGAGAATGGTAGGACAGATTTCTATTATAATACGACAATGGAGCAG GCTGGTTGTCTGCGTGAAGCACAGACCTGGAACGAAATGTTAAAAACTTACAATGGTAATATAAAATTCAGAGACAAAGCCTGGGGTCCAGAG AACTATAGGTCTTGCTTTGACACTCCTGGATTGGTTAGAAATATGCATAGGCCGTATGAAATTATGAATATTTCAAGCAATGTGTTCATCACCTGGCCAACTGACCATACTGGCATTTATCTTTTCACTGTGAAAGTAGTGGATCCCAACTACAG TTTCTGTAAACTCACAACTCAATTTGCTGTAGAAACCTATGGAGTGTTGGTGAGGTATGGCATCAATAACAAAAGTGATAATCTACA